The stretch of DNA GCATTAGCCCTGTCTGTAAATGTTTGTAGGCTTGATTTAGGGCTGATTATTGCATGAGGATCTACCTtacatgttaaatattaaatttctaTACCAGGTCTGTTCTTGAATGTAAGATAAACCATTTAAACTCCTTTTAGAACCTTGTTCGCTACATTTAGGTTTTAGCCAAAATGGGAAATTGgatatatctttattttgttgaattatGAATAACTTGTTATCAAAAAATCTATAGTACATTTGTCTTATCAGAAAAAATAGCTGTCTGTTATTGGATCAATATATATTTGGAAAGACAGCTTTTAAACATAGCCAAGCTGCTATATCACACCTTAATAACATAGaactaaataattattaaaaagataagatCACATAAAGGTTACTAATTAAGTACCTTGGCATCTTCGCTGTCCTTCACAAGCATGCAAAGGATGACAAGGACATGATTCTTTATATCACGGTTTTTTTCAGAAAGAATTTGGATAAGAACTGGTATGTAATTCTCCAATATCACCCATTCTTTGTGCTGGTCCTTTTGTTCACACAAATCTTGAAGAGTTTGCAAACAACGTAATacttcaactttgtctccagaTTGGATTTTCTCTCTCATTGAAGCAATTCTGATCATTGTATTTCTATCTTTCCATTCTTCTATTGATTGTTTCAAGGTTTTGTTAGGTCTCAAAATCGACGTGTCCAAAGTAATGAAAGTCAAAGGACACTGTTTATGTCCTTCTGCAAACCACTTTTCAATTGCACTTCTCTCAAATGTTTGCCCTGATGTAGTTTCCACAGGATCAACCATAACATCCCCGGTAATAGGGCAATAAAAGGACTGTAAAGGCTCCAACGGTTGAGTACCCAACGAATTACGTTTGGCGAAGTACTTGAGTTCCTTTTCCTTAGTTGATGAGGCAGTATCAGACCTTTCCAACAAAGCAATGATTTGATCCATTTGTATGGCTTCAGCACGGTCTTTCCTTAGTTGggcattttcaatttcatttttaaactcTTCAAGTTCTTTTTTTAATGCCGACCGATCGTTTGTAATCCCGAGAGCCTCTGCGATGAGAAGCACCAAATTATTTGCATAGGAGCGGTCAACATTCTTTTCTTGTATTGCCGACTCAATTTTCTCTAATATCTCTTCTTCGGATATGGCTGCTTTAAACTCAGCTGCCTGCATATTGTCACATAACTTTCCAATTTCATCAATTATTCCGGCAGAAAGGCCTGGTGTAGCCAAAGGAATAAGTCCAAGTGCCCTGCTGATCTCACTTGTGTTGTGTTTTAAGCGCTTAATAATGGTTCTGCAGTTCACTAGGAGATATACCTTGCTCGTTTTGCTACATTCTTGAGCCAGTTGCTTTGCATCTTTGACTTTACGATTCAAAATCTTGATGGCATGTTTGAATGTATCGGAATCACTGATCTTTTCTTTCGTCAGTTGTTTTAAGATTGGTGCAATCCTTTGCAAGTAAGCTGCAAGTTCCTTAAAACTATCCTTCTTCACAAGAACATTGCCGGCAGAAAGTACAAACTCGGAAACAATATCTATAGTTTGGGAAATAACTTCCAATGTAGGACCAGAAGTGAATGATTCGAGAGACATCGTCTTGTGACACAATTATTCTAGAAAATAAAATCCTTTCTTCTCCCATGAAACAATAACAGCATATAATGTTGGTAAGATGATTACAATAACAGCATATAATGCTTCCATACCCGTTACAGTTCAATTTCAAATACCTACATCCAGTATGAATAAAAGAAATTCATCAAAAACCATTTCCTAATGATTTTATATAGGGTATTAAGGATAAAATCCACATCATAATTTGTGCACAAGTATGCTTTAAATCTAATTGGAATTCTAATAATATTGTAGAAGTGGGCTCCAAATAAAAAAGGCACTTTTCATTTGAATAATGATTATTGCTATGAGAGAAGTATGATAAAAACCACATATAGTAACATGTACTTACCACTTACAAAGAACAACCACACCCTACTTTCTTATGATAGGTCAAATATCCTAATTTCATGTATTCTTCTCTTTCTTGTAGAAATCATTCCTGAGAAAATAGCagttctctttttattttactacTAGCAATAGATGCTGAAACAGCCATGTTGCTGAGATTAATTGttgaaaagaaggaaaaaatagtgaattataaaaaaaaaataaaaaaaacatgaacTTAATGAAGAACTAAATTAAGAGAATTGGTTTGACTATTTATTTAGCGCCTAAAAAACGGTAAGACGACTGAAAAACCCAATGCAAGTAATGGCATAATTATTAGTTGACTTGACTTAGAGATAACCAACCAGGTAACCTCTAAACCAAAAAAGcttctttaatttttgttacaaCAAAGGATTGTAGCAGCAATTTGAAAGAGTTGATTAACATATTGTAATCATAATTAGCAAACAATAATAGAGAAAGAAACAAAGAGTTACCTTGGGGGTGAAGGGGAAGTGAAGGCATGCAAATTGAGAAGGTAGTTTTGCAAAGGGAAGAAATTTGGTGAGAAAGATGAAGCAACCGGAGGAGAAGGAGGAACAACGAAGGAAAGTGGAAGGGGAAAAAAAGCAAcagcaaaataaataaataaataaatatgtataataatgAAAGTAGATGGTGATTTTAATTTCTGTTATTGAATATTATGACTCCTTCTTTCTCCAATCACTCTTTTGCTTTAACCAATGACCGCTATCCTCAACTAGTAAAGTAAACACAGAATCTTTTTTTCCACAAGCGTGTAAATTTGTAATAACTATTCAACTTTCTTCTATTTCTTtctggagagagagagagttttgaaaaataaaaaataaagaaatgaatGAATAGTTTTCTCAGAAGAAGGTTTTTAGAAGTTGTATTGGGATCTCATTCTATTCAGGCGCTCAAGCTCTTGAATATATATGTGCATTACATCCTCATCATCTCAACTAATTTTTGGGAGGATCCAATCATATTCAACACACGTAAACAAAGTTTGATTAAGAATGACGACAATTTAGTAGAGtattgaaatatttgaatatcaagtataaaaatataagtaaaagaatgattgaataaaaaaattgacatttaaCATAAGAGAATTCACAtactttaaatatttaagattttcaataaaaatataatatttaatacgTGTTTGAGTGtatatgataatttttaaactcatctataactcaatataaaattttatcaaaatcatatttttgtcattaaattaTTCTAGtatcatatcactattgaaaaataattaacagaaaatgacaatattatattattgacaatattttaattgtatgttatgtgttttttaaattacaaaatgtataaaacataaataagttataattttaatttcacaaATTCTAATACCCTAAAAAATCTacaaattcttatattttcatatattaatgTTATCCATTTTaatcttttcaaaaataaaaagaaaaactcaTTTGATTTTTGAGTTGCATCACTTATGTATATGATCCATATGTTCTATGTCGTTCCTCATATATAATGACAGAAGACAATTAACTACAAGGATCCGTTGTAGTCTAGTTGGTTAGGATACTCGGCTCTCACCCGAGAGACCCGGGTTCAAGTCCCGGCAACggaaatttttatatttttatattttctacgCGTATTTGACGAGTGAGCAACAGAATCCAAGTTATGCGTATCGAAATCGCGTGCGATTATTTGTCATAAAAAAGATGTGAGGCAAAAGCACATTCCTCATGTATTTTGTAAGGTTGCATTGCAAgcattaaagataaaaatgataCAATCACAAAGGTGTGATTTGATTTGACTTTTCACAAAACAAAAGAAGGAAAACTATTTTGTTTAACCAAATTCCTAACCCTAACCCTCACATCCCCACTAATTTTCCACACGCTTTTCGCAATCCCAAACAATTCATGTTCCTCAATCTCTCTCTCAGACGAAACCAACACAACTTGAGTTCCACACAACTCATCATATATTCTCTCGAACTCTTCCAACACTTCCTCAACAATTCCCAATTTGTtcttcttcatcaacatcttcacCAACGCAACCACGTGTCTTTGAAATTTTCCCTGCTCCACAACCTTCTTCACCGCTTGTCCTTTCAATTTCTCAACCGTTGAGGGGTCAGCAATAAGACCAGAATCTGattgaaatttcaatttttggaGGAATTTCAAGAGTTTCTGAACATCCATTTGAACTGAATGGAGGGAATTGGTGTTTTGAGCTATATCGATGATAGCAGCGGCATAACCAGTAGCAGCTTTGTGATGGAAAATTGGAGGAGAAGAAGATGGTTTGAGTTTGAAAGGTGGGGTGTTTAAGGAATTAGAGAACGGTAGAGAAGGTGAAGGAGAAGGATTGTTGTGTGAGAAAGTTTTGGTTTTGGAGGAGGCTAAGTTGGGTATGGAAGTGGAAGAGAAATGGGATTTTTTGGGTTGTGGAGGATGGGGTGTTCTTGTTCTTGTGAAGTGATGGAATTCAcgatttgttgttgttggtggTGGTGGGAGTGATGAGATTTTGAGGGTTGAAACAGAGCTTGAGAAAGTGTCCAtggaaaaagagagaaaagagaatTATGGAGAAACACAGAAGAAGCTAAGGAGAGGATAAGTTTTGGCCACTGGGTCTTGAAACTTGAAAGCAAcactttgattttattttcttgatgaACGATGACTGGTGAATGGTGATTATTAGGTACAAGGTGATTAGTGACAACTCCAACGTCGCTCCTCTTTTATTCGTTTgtatttttactaaataaaattgaataccatattttcataagttttaaaattgatatttcgaaagttttaaagtttcaaattttcgaaataaggactacatttcaaaaattctcaaatctaaaaaattttgaaagtttctaaatttggaaatttttcaaatataggtagttttaaaattttcctatttcaaaagttttgaattggtttaaaattttgaaaa from Cicer arietinum cultivar CDC Frontier isolate Library 1 chromosome 3, Cicar.CDCFrontier_v2.0, whole genome shotgun sequence encodes:
- the LOC101489929 gene encoding ATP synthase subunit delta, chloroplastic, whose protein sequence is MDTFSSSVSTLKISSLPPPPTTTNREFHHFTRTRTPHPPQPKKSHFSSTSIPNLASSKTKTFSHNNPSPSPSLPFSNSLNTPPFKLKPSSSPPIFHHKAATGYAAAIIDIAQNTNSLHSVQMDVQKLLKFLQKLKFQSDSGLIADPSTVEKLKGQAVKKVVEQGKFQRHVVALVKMLMKKNKLGIVEEVLEEFERIYDELCGTQVVLVSSEREIEEHELFGIAKSVWKISGDVRVRVRNLVKQNSFPSFVL